One genomic region from Jilunia laotingensis encodes:
- a CDS encoding sensor histidine kinase produces MKNIRFVFCIVILLFACIYPSWGIDKTKNLKMLADSAKSLSGKSEFVSVNRAYMNLARELEDTMHIEAAYNDLFNHYYQLGEVDSLRVVCYELMDWYKGHDKSNDRYQMWRQYIQRLTESGRQDEAIAETDLLSKDAEKNNNSYGHACSEMCIGYNHRVFSNNVKLCLEYYNNALKIFEDAGYNDDAYVVCLNIVQTYLARQEYGGVQCYLDRMEKLREKMKTAGKDIRENLYMRFLQFRVIATLAHEGKVAADGFIRETDSYYSSHPGCVAKDAWYGYKIMCSRTLGDLEGSLSYLDSLMDYHKSIGACYPANLLMKAQYLEIAGRLKEACKEYANYAHVNDSVRSVELDDQLSKYTVQFDVNKLKMEKLELSAEVSRNRLIAVLSVSACILVLLIILAYFYIRTLSMNRKLDAANKAVIKASRIKSSFIQHITHEIRTPLNSIVGFSSLLANGGTSEEENREYSMQIEASNAYLLDLVNNVVDIADMDSQTEDMPRRSVDVDACCRECIAEVRPSVKPEVEMQYEPLPQPVTLQAVGPWVKRVLLALLNNAAKFTQSGYIRLRYENDRQHHLVRFIVEDSGPGISEEYKDSIFERFVKVDNFTPGTGLGLAVVHQIMDIVDGKVYLDTTYDGGARFIVEWPAE; encoded by the coding sequence ATGAAAAATATTCGGTTCGTTTTCTGTATAGTCATTCTTCTTTTTGCATGTATTTACCCTTCATGGGGCATAGACAAAACAAAGAATCTAAAAATGTTGGCTGACAGTGCTAAAAGTTTGTCAGGTAAGAGTGAATTCGTATCTGTCAACAGAGCTTATATGAATTTGGCTCGGGAGTTGGAAGATACAATGCATATTGAAGCGGCTTATAATGATTTATTCAATCATTATTATCAATTGGGTGAAGTGGACAGTTTGCGAGTTGTCTGCTATGAATTAATGGACTGGTATAAAGGCCATGATAAGTCAAATGACCGCTATCAGATGTGGCGGCAATATATCCAGCGATTGACTGAAAGCGGTAGACAGGATGAAGCCATTGCCGAAACGGATCTCCTCAGTAAAGACGCGGAGAAAAACAATAATTCTTATGGTCATGCATGCAGTGAGATGTGCATCGGCTATAATCATCGTGTATTCAGTAACAACGTAAAGCTCTGTCTGGAATATTATAACAATGCCTTGAAGATATTTGAAGATGCCGGTTATAATGATGATGCCTATGTGGTTTGCCTGAATATTGTGCAGACTTATCTTGCCAGGCAGGAATACGGGGGTGTACAATGTTATCTCGATCGTATGGAAAAGCTCCGGGAAAAAATGAAAACTGCGGGAAAAGATATTCGGGAGAATCTGTACATGCGTTTTCTTCAGTTCAGAGTGATAGCAACATTAGCTCATGAAGGGAAAGTTGCGGCTGATGGATTTATCCGCGAAACTGATAGTTACTATTCGAGCCATCCGGGTTGCGTTGCTAAGGATGCATGGTATGGCTATAAAATCATGTGTTCGCGTACTCTCGGTGATCTGGAAGGGTCATTGAGTTACTTGGACTCATTGATGGATTATCATAAGTCTATTGGTGCTTGCTATCCTGCCAATCTGCTGATGAAAGCACAATATCTTGAAATTGCCGGCCGGTTGAAAGAGGCATGTAAAGAATATGCCAATTATGCACATGTCAATGATTCGGTTCGTTCGGTAGAGTTGGACGACCAATTAAGCAAGTATACGGTGCAGTTCGATGTGAACAAGCTGAAGATGGAAAAACTGGAGTTGAGTGCTGAAGTCAGCCGGAATCGTTTGATTGCCGTGCTTTCGGTGAGTGCATGTATTCTGGTGTTACTTATCATTCTTGCCTATTTTTATATTCGTACATTGTCTATGAATAGGAAACTGGATGCTGCCAATAAAGCAGTTATTAAAGCCAGTCGCATTAAAAGTTCCTTTATTCAACACATTACGCATGAGATTCGTACTCCGCTTAATTCCATTGTAGGATTTTCGTCATTATTGGCGAATGGCGGTACAAGTGAAGAAGAAAACCGGGAATATAGCATGCAAATAGAAGCAAGCAATGCCTATCTGCTCGATCTGGTAAATAATGTAGTGGATATTGCCGATATGGATTCGCAGACTGAGGATATGCCTAGACGCTCTGTCGATGTAGATGCTTGTTGCCGGGAGTGTATTGCTGAAGTACGACCTTCCGTAAAGCCTGAAGTCGAAATGCAATATGAACCTTTGCCTCAACCGGTGACTTTGCAAGCTGTCGGGCCGTGGGTTAAGCGGGTATTGCTGGCTCTTCTCAATAATGCTGCAAAGTTCACTCAATCAGGCTATATACGTCTTCGTTACGAGAACGACAGGCAACATCACTTGGTACGTTTCATCGTGGAAGATTCCGGTCCTGGAATTAGCGAGGAATATAAGGACAGCATTTTCGAACGTTTTGTCAAAGTGGATAATTTCACTCCGGGGACGGGGTTGGGACTTGCCGTAGTGCATCAGATCATGGATATTGTGGATGGGAAGGTCTATTTGGATACAACATATGACGGTGGCGCGCGATTTATCGTTGAATGGCCTGCCGAATAG
- a CDS encoding glycoside hydrolase family 10 protein yields MQRYILSLLTLFLLIPAAAQPKYEVRAAWVTAVYGLDWPRSKATTTPESIRRQQKELTDILDKLKAANFNTVLFQTRTRGDVIYKSSIEPFNSILTGKTGGDPGYDPLAFAVLECHKRGMECHAWMVTIPLGNRRHVASLGNQSVTKKRKEICVAYKNEYFLNPGHPSTKEYLMKLVREVVTRYDVDGVHFDYLRYPENAPRFPDSYDFKRYGKGRSLAQWRRDNLTDIVRYIYKGVKEIKPWVKVSTCPVGKYKDTSRYSSRGWNAFNTVYQDPQGWLGEGIQDQIYPMLYFRQNNFYPFVLDWQEQSNGRQVIPGLGIYFLHPDEGNWIREDIDRQINFVRSHGLAGEAHYRVQYLMDNTQGIYDELEENFYRYPALQPPMPWLDNEAPTAPSDLRISPEGNGCLLLTWQAATDNDRMNMPRYVIYASDTYPVDTTNPENIIAQNVRGTQYTYAPIYPWTEKIYFAVTAVDRYGNEGKAVQGF; encoded by the coding sequence ATGCAACGATATATTCTTTCCTTGCTCACCTTATTTTTACTCATTCCAGCCGCAGCACAGCCTAAGTATGAAGTCCGTGCCGCCTGGGTAACGGCTGTTTATGGCTTGGACTGGCCTCGTAGCAAGGCCACCACCACTCCCGAAAGTATTCGTCGCCAGCAAAAAGAGCTGACCGACATACTGGATAAGTTGAAAGCAGCCAACTTCAACACCGTGCTGTTCCAAACACGTACACGGGGAGACGTAATCTACAAGTCATCCATCGAGCCTTTCAATTCCATCCTAACGGGAAAGACAGGCGGTGATCCGGGATACGACCCGTTGGCATTTGCCGTTCTTGAATGCCATAAACGCGGCATGGAATGCCACGCATGGATGGTGACCATTCCTTTGGGCAACCGGAGGCATGTAGCGAGTCTGGGCAACCAATCCGTCACGAAGAAGAGAAAGGAGATTTGTGTCGCATATAAAAACGAATACTTCCTCAATCCCGGACATCCTTCCACCAAAGAATATCTGATGAAGCTGGTACGGGAGGTGGTGACACGGTATGACGTGGACGGGGTACATTTCGACTATCTGCGATACCCCGAAAATGCCCCGCGCTTTCCGGACAGTTATGATTTCAAACGTTATGGCAAAGGACGTTCTTTGGCACAATGGCGCCGGGACAACCTGACGGATATCGTACGCTATATATATAAAGGTGTAAAAGAGATAAAACCTTGGGTGAAGGTAAGCACATGCCCGGTAGGAAAGTACAAAGATACCTCACGTTACTCTTCGCGCGGTTGGAATGCCTTCAACACCGTTTACCAAGATCCGCAGGGATGGTTGGGCGAAGGCATACAGGATCAGATTTATCCGATGTTATATTTCAGGCAGAATAATTTCTACCCATTCGTCCTCGATTGGCAGGAACAAAGCAACGGAAGGCAAGTGATTCCGGGCTTGGGGATCTATTTCCTTCACCCCGATGAAGGGAACTGGATACGCGAGGACATCGACCGCCAAATCAATTTCGTCCGTAGCCACGGTTTGGCAGGCGAAGCTCACTATCGCGTGCAATATCTGATGGACAACACGCAGGGCATCTACGATGAGCTGGAAGAGAACTTTTACAGATATCCCGCTCTCCAACCACCGATGCCGTGGCTTGACAATGAAGCCCCTACCGCACCGTCCGACTTAAGAATATCACCTGAAGGAAACGGTTGCCTATTGCTCACCTGGCAGGCGGCAACAGACAATGACCGGATGAATATGCCGAGATATGTGATTTATGCATCGGATACTTATCCGGTAGATACAACGAACCCGGAAAATATCATTGCGCAAAATGTGCGAGGAACTCAATATACGTATGCCCCCATCTATCCTTGGACAGAAAAGATATATTTCGCAGTAACGGCAGTGGACCGTTATGGGAATGAGGGAAAAGCAGTACAAGGATTTTAG
- a CDS encoding porin family protein has translation MKKVALIICLLVASLGAKAQFEQGKWIVNPSLTGLDFSYTKNDKAKFGVGAQVGTFVAEGIALMVNAGADWSKPIDIYTIGAGGRFYFNKTGIYLGAGFDLNRYRLNGGHGDTDWGLGVEAGYAFFLSRTVTLEPAVYYKWRFNDSDLSKFGIKLGFGFYF, from the coding sequence ATGAAGAAAGTTGCATTGATTATTTGTCTGTTGGTGGCATCGTTGGGTGCCAAAGCACAGTTTGAACAAGGAAAGTGGATTGTTAATCCATCGTTGACCGGGCTGGACTTTTCGTATACGAAAAACGATAAAGCAAAATTCGGTGTCGGAGCCCAGGTAGGTACATTTGTGGCAGAAGGCATTGCGTTGATGGTGAATGCCGGAGCAGACTGGAGCAAGCCGATCGATATCTATACCATTGGGGCCGGAGGCCGGTTCTATTTTAATAAAACCGGTATTTATCTGGGAGCCGGTTTCGACCTGAACCGTTACCGATTGAATGGCGGGCATGGTGATACGGATTGGGGACTCGGAGTGGAAGCTGGCTATGCTTTCTTTTTATCACGTACGGTGACTCTTGAACCGGCAGTTTATTATAAATGGCGTTTCAACGACAGTGATCTTTCTAAGTTCGGCATTAAGCTTGGCTTCGGATTCTATTTCTGA
- the uvrA gene encoding excinuclease ABC subunit UvrA, with protein sequence MSENKNISIKGARVNNLKNIDVDIPRNKLVVITGLSGSGKSSLAFDTLYAEGQRRYVESLSSYARQFLGRMSKPECDFIKGIPPAIAIEQKVNSRNPRSTVGTSTEIYEYLRLLYARVGRTFSPVSGQEVKKHSPEDIVNCMLSYPEGTRYTVLTQILLHEGRTLTEQLEMDLKQGFNRLEVNGEMVRIDEYKPSPKDVVYLLIDRMSVTNSKDAVSRLTDSAETAMYEGDGTCMLRFYLPDGTTRLHTFSTKFEADGITFEEPNDQMFSFNSPVGACPECEGFGKVIGIDEHLVVPNRSLSIYDGAIVCWRGEKMGEWKDMVIRGAEKAGLPIFTPYYELTDEQRCMLWEGTKYFEGINAFFKMLEENQYKIQYRVMLARYRGKTLCPRCHGTRLKPEAGYVRVGGKNISELVDLPITELKKFFDELKLNEHDTNVARRILLEINSRIRFLIDVGLGYLTLNRLSNSLSGGESQRINLATSLGSSLVGSLYILDEPSIGLHSRDTERLIHVLRELQALGNTVVVVEHDEEIIRAADYIIDIGPNAGRLGGEVVYQGDMKDLKKGSNSHTVHYLLGEEQIPVPENRRPWNNYIEIKGARENNLKGVDVRFPLNVMTVVTGVSGSGKSTLVRDIFYRALKRELDECSDRPGEFVSIGGDIRNLRNIEFVDQNPIGKSSRSNPVTYIKAYDEIRKLWAEQPLAKQMGYTAGYFSFNSEGGRCEECKGDGTITVEMQFMADLVLECESCHGKRFKADTLEVKFQDKNIYDVLEMTVNQAIEFFTEHGQKKIVKKLIPLQDVGLGYIKLGQSSSTLSGGENQRVKLAFYLSQEKADPTLFIFDEPTTGLHFHDIRKLLDAFDALIRRGHTIIIIEHNMDMIKCADHIIDLGPEGGDKGGYIVATGTPEEIAACGASYTGQFLKEKLQY encoded by the coding sequence ATGTCAGAAAATAAAAATATATCCATCAAAGGAGCCAGAGTCAACAACCTCAAAAACATCGACGTAGATATTCCCCGTAACAAGCTCGTTGTCATTACAGGTCTTTCGGGATCAGGCAAGTCATCCCTTGCATTCGACACGCTTTATGCTGAGGGACAGCGTCGCTATGTGGAGAGCCTCAGCAGTTATGCCCGCCAATTCCTGGGACGGATGAGCAAGCCGGAATGTGATTTTATCAAAGGCATTCCGCCTGCAATAGCCATCGAGCAAAAGGTCAACAGCCGTAACCCTCGCTCTACCGTTGGAACATCCACCGAGATATACGAATATCTTCGTTTGCTTTATGCCCGTGTAGGACGGACTTTCAGTCCTGTCAGCGGACAAGAAGTGAAGAAACATTCACCGGAAGACATTGTGAACTGCATGCTGTCTTATCCCGAAGGGACACGGTATACAGTACTTACACAGATATTGCTCCATGAAGGACGTACCCTAACGGAACAGTTGGAAATGGATCTCAAGCAGGGTTTTAACCGTCTTGAAGTAAATGGAGAAATGGTTCGCATCGACGAATATAAACCATCCCCCAAAGACGTGGTATACCTGCTTATCGATCGTATGTCGGTAACTAACTCAAAAGATGCTGTCAGCCGCTTGACGGATTCTGCAGAAACTGCCATGTATGAAGGAGACGGAACATGCATGCTCCGTTTTTACTTACCGGACGGAACAACTCGGCTGCATACTTTCAGCACCAAGTTCGAAGCGGACGGGATCACGTTTGAAGAACCGAACGACCAGATGTTCTCATTCAACTCTCCTGTCGGAGCCTGTCCCGAATGCGAAGGTTTTGGCAAGGTAATCGGAATTGACGAGCATCTTGTAGTACCCAACCGTTCGCTCTCGATTTATGACGGAGCAATTGTCTGTTGGCGCGGAGAAAAGATGGGCGAATGGAAAGACATGGTAATCCGCGGTGCTGAAAAAGCCGGACTTCCGATATTCACCCCTTACTATGAACTGACCGATGAGCAACGCTGTATGCTATGGGAAGGGACAAAATACTTTGAAGGTATCAATGCCTTCTTTAAAATGTTGGAAGAAAACCAATATAAGATACAATACCGCGTAATGTTGGCTCGATACAGGGGCAAAACGCTTTGCCCCAGATGCCACGGTACACGATTGAAGCCGGAGGCCGGATATGTACGTGTAGGCGGAAAAAATATATCCGAACTAGTAGATCTCCCTATCACGGAATTAAAGAAGTTTTTTGATGAGCTGAAGCTGAATGAGCATGATACGAATGTAGCCCGCCGCATTTTATTGGAGATCAACAGCCGTATCCGCTTCCTGATAGATGTGGGATTGGGATATCTGACACTAAACCGCCTGAGCAATTCCCTCTCAGGAGGTGAGAGCCAACGCATCAATCTGGCTACCTCCTTAGGTAGCAGCCTGGTAGGAAGCCTTTATATTCTGGATGAACCAAGCATTGGCCTCCATAGCAGAGATACTGAACGGCTGATCCATGTCTTGCGTGAATTGCAGGCGTTAGGCAATACGGTTGTCGTGGTGGAACATGATGAAGAGATCATCCGTGCCGCTGATTATATTATCGATATCGGGCCGAATGCCGGACGGCTCGGTGGAGAAGTGGTTTATCAGGGAGATATGAAAGATCTTAAAAAAGGTAGTAATAGCCATACAGTACACTATCTGTTGGGAGAAGAACAGATTCCCGTACCGGAAAACCGCCGTCCCTGGAATAATTATATCGAAATAAAAGGCGCACGTGAAAATAACCTGAAGGGAGTAGATGTCCGTTTCCCGTTGAATGTAATGACGGTAGTAACGGGAGTTTCCGGTTCGGGAAAAAGCACCTTGGTGCGTGATATCTTTTACCGGGCACTGAAAAGAGAATTGGACGAGTGCAGTGACCGCCCGGGAGAGTTCGTCTCCATCGGAGGCGATATCCGAAACCTTAGAAACATAGAGTTCGTAGACCAGAACCCGATTGGCAAGTCTTCACGCTCCAACCCGGTGACCTATATCAAGGCTTACGATGAAATCCGCAAGCTGTGGGCTGAACAGCCGTTAGCCAAACAGATGGGATACACTGCGGGATACTTCAGTTTCAATAGCGAAGGAGGCCGTTGTGAAGAGTGCAAGGGTGACGGTACGATTACGGTCGAAATGCAATTTATGGCGGACTTGGTTCTGGAATGTGAGTCCTGTCACGGAAAACGTTTCAAAGCAGACACACTGGAAGTGAAGTTCCAAGACAAGAACATCTATGACGTACTGGAGATGACCGTCAACCAAGCCATCGAGTTCTTCACCGAACATGGGCAAAAGAAGATAGTCAAGAAACTAATCCCCTTGCAGGATGTCGGCCTGGGGTATATCAAATTAGGCCAGTCCTCCTCTACCCTGTCTGGTGGTGAGAACCAACGTGTAAAACTGGCATTTTACCTAAGTCAGGAAAAGGCCGATCCTACCCTGTTTATCTTTGATGAACCGACCACCGGACTGCACTTCCATGACATCCGCAAACTACTGGATGCATTCGATGCATTGATTCGCCGCGGGCATACCATTATCATCATCGAACATAATATGGATATGATAAAGTGTGCCGACCATATAATCGATTTGGGGCCGGAAGGCGGTGATAAAGGAGGCTACATTGTAGCTACGGGAACACCGGAAGAGATCGCTGCATGCGGAGCAAGCTATACGGGCCAATTCCTCAAAGAGAAGTTGCAATATTAA